One region of Chryseobacterium sp. SORGH_AS_0447 genomic DNA includes:
- a CDS encoding cytochrome c biogenesis protein CcdA: MKFRNWFLLILLFLATGINAQIKNPVKFKFTINELGDNQYEAVLNATMESGWHIYSKDLPEDTGIPTSYKVSGKNIELIGKFTETGKKHEEFSEAFGGKIVFYSDAAGFKQKFKLKDGTKPGDVVAEITYQTCDDRVCLAPNTLEFNKQVTPKGAVETKTDEKEEPAKNSVKNPAVVETVTENPSEGEITVTESSKLDPKQLKISSIDIKNPLTDCGTGSSKISENYWTYLLLGFIGGLIALLTPCVFPMIPLTVSFFTKGNKNPAKGKRDALIYGFFILLIFVLLSVPFHLIDGIAGNIFNEISTNVWLNIVFFIIFIFFAGSFFGYYDITLPSSIANKSSKAEEAGGIIGIFFMALTLVIVSFSCTGPILGSLLGSAITGSANVPMLLTFALGGFGLAWAIVFGLLALFPQALQSLPKSGGWMNTVKVVLGFVELALALKFLSKADLVSKTFLIKRELFIAIWIIVAIGLVIYLFGLIRFPHDDKKPKISITRKVLGVLGIGFVIYLIQGLIPSDRPKLQLLSGILPPLNVSYFHDEKDGILGMHPEHDFFKAIEIAKKENKPILIDFTGYGCENCRKMEEFVWSQADILPILQNDVVLASLYVDDKEELPEEQKTKIDLGDGQMKKVQTIGDRWSLFQTANFNNNSQPHYVLLTPDGKVINTPVSGYMEKEKFKKFLECGVNYYKQNK, encoded by the coding sequence ATGAAGTTTAGAAACTGGTTTTTATTGATTCTGTTGTTTTTGGCAACCGGAATCAATGCACAAATCAAAAATCCTGTAAAATTTAAATTCACCATCAACGAATTAGGCGACAACCAATACGAAGCGGTGCTGAATGCGACGATGGAAAGCGGCTGGCACATCTATTCCAAAGATCTTCCTGAAGACACCGGAATTCCGACCAGCTACAAGGTTTCAGGAAAAAACATCGAACTGATCGGGAAATTTACGGAAACCGGTAAAAAGCATGAAGAATTTTCTGAGGCTTTCGGCGGAAAGATTGTTTTTTATTCTGATGCAGCAGGCTTTAAGCAGAAATTTAAATTAAAAGACGGAACAAAGCCTGGAGATGTAGTTGCAGAAATTACTTATCAGACGTGTGACGACAGGGTTTGCCTGGCACCGAATACGCTGGAATTCAACAAACAGGTAACACCAAAGGGCGCTGTAGAAACCAAGACGGACGAAAAAGAGGAGCCTGCCAAAAATTCCGTAAAAAATCCGGCAGTCGTTGAAACAGTTACGGAGAATCCTTCAGAAGGAGAAATCACCGTAACGGAATCATCCAAATTGGATCCTAAGCAATTGAAAATATCATCCATCGATATTAAAAACCCTTTGACAGACTGCGGAACCGGGTCTTCCAAGATCAGCGAAAACTATTGGACGTATCTTTTATTAGGATTTATCGGAGGGTTAATTGCCCTGCTTACTCCGTGTGTGTTCCCCATGATTCCGTTAACGGTTTCATTCTTTACGAAAGGGAATAAAAACCCGGCGAAAGGGAAAAGAGATGCTCTGATTTATGGTTTCTTTATTTTGCTCATCTTCGTTTTACTGAGCGTACCTTTCCACCTGATCGATGGGATCGCAGGAAATATTTTTAACGAAATTTCGACCAATGTCTGGCTAAATATTGTATTCTTTATTATCTTCATTTTCTTCGCAGGAAGCTTTTTCGGATACTACGACATTACTCTGCCGAGTTCGATTGCCAATAAATCTTCAAAGGCGGAAGAGGCAGGAGGAATTATCGGAATTTTCTTTATGGCTTTAACGCTGGTGATTGTTTCCTTCTCCTGTACAGGTCCGATCTTAGGAAGTTTGCTGGGAAGCGCCATTACCGGTTCGGCTAACGTTCCGATGCTCTTAACCTTTGCTTTAGGCGGTTTTGGGCTGGCCTGGGCGATTGTCTTCGGATTGCTGGCTTTGTTCCCTCAGGCCTTGCAAAGTCTTCCGAAATCAGGGGGCTGGATGAATACGGTAAAAGTGGTTTTAGGATTTGTAGAATTGGCTCTGGCTTTAAAGTTCCTTTCAAAAGCTGATCTTGTTTCTAAAACATTTTTAATTAAAAGAGAACTCTTCATTGCCATCTGGATTATTGTAGCCATCGGTTTGGTGATCTATTTATTCGGATTAATCAGATTCCCGCACGATGACAAAAAACCGAAGATTTCCATCACAAGAAAAGTATTGGGTGTATTGGGAATCGGTTTTGTGATTTACCTGATCCAAGGATTAATTCCATCCGACCGTCCGAAACTGCAGCTGTTAAGCGGAATTTTGCCTCCGCTGAACGTCAGCTACTTCCATGACGAAAAAGACGGAATCCTGGGAATGCATCCTGAGCACGATTTCTTTAAAGCCATTGAAATTGCTAAGAAAGAAAACAAACCGATCCTGATCGACTTTACCGGTTATGGCTGTGAAAACTGCCGTAAAATGGAGGAATTCGTTTGGAGCCAGGCGGATATTCTACCGATTCTCCAAAATGATGTAGTGCTCGCTTCTTTATACGTTGACGATAAGGAAGAGCTTCCTGAAGAGCAGAAAACTAAAATTGACCTTGGAGACGGGCAGATGAAAAAAGTACAGACCATCGGAGACCGATGGAGCTTGTTCCAGACCGCAAATTTCAACAACAACTCCCAGCCGCATTATGTTTTGCTGACTCCGGATGGAAAAGTGATCAACACGCCGGTTTCTGGATACATGGAAAAGGAAAAATTCAAAAAATTCCTGGAATGCGGCGTCAATTATTATAAACAGAATAAATAA
- a CDS encoding patatin-like phospholipase family protein translates to MFDFFSFKKKKPVIGLTLSGGGMRGIAHIAVLKALEEYNLKPDIISGTSAGSIVGAFYSLGKTPEEMMEIVKQTTFFSRSYLKLSKNGIFSAKFILKLLTDYFPEDNFNTLKIPVYVAATEMTHGIVDFFSEGELFAPLLASSSVPFILPPVKMGEKIYVDGGVLDNLPIEPIMDKCDFLIGSHVNSISYDSLEKMSLMKEFDRILHLAIAKSVYSKAKACDIFLDPPKMTKFSLFNKKYLDTMFQEVYEYTCKELEEKGYLRV, encoded by the coding sequence ATGTTTGATTTCTTCTCCTTCAAAAAAAAGAAACCGGTAATCGGCCTTACTCTTTCGGGCGGAGGAATGCGTGGGATCGCTCACATTGCCGTTCTGAAAGCTCTTGAAGAATACAACCTGAAACCTGATATTATTTCCGGAACCAGCGCAGGTTCTATTGTCGGAGCTTTTTATTCTTTAGGAAAAACTCCCGAAGAAATGATGGAGATCGTAAAGCAAACCACCTTTTTTTCCCGGTCTTATCTTAAGCTTTCAAAAAACGGGATTTTCAGCGCTAAATTTATCCTGAAACTGCTAACGGATTATTTCCCGGAAGATAATTTCAATACTTTGAAAATTCCGGTCTATGTAGCCGCGACGGAAATGACGCATGGTATAGTGGACTTTTTTTCGGAGGGTGAGCTTTTTGCTCCGCTTCTTGCCTCTTCAAGTGTTCCGTTTATTTTGCCTCCGGTGAAGATGGGTGAGAAAATTTATGTGGACGGCGGGGTGCTGGATAATTTACCGATCGAGCCGATTATGGATAAATGTGATTTCCTGATCGGTTCCCATGTGAATTCCATCAGCTATGACAGTCTGGAAAAGATGAGCCTGATGAAAGAATTTGACCGGATTTTACACCTGGCCATCGCCAAATCAGTTTATTCCAAAGCAAAAGCCTGTGATATTTTCCTGGACCCTCCAAAGATGACGAAGTTCAGCTTATTCAACAAAAAATATCTCGACACGATGTTTCAGGAAGTGTATGAGTACACGTGTAAAGAACTTGAGGAAAAGGGGTATTTGCGGGTTTAG
- a CDS encoding biopolymer transporter ExbD, which translates to MAEVIAQEKQGGSKQRKKLIRVDMTPMVDLGFLLITFFMFTTNFTKPNVMDLGLPAKDPNPSPKHYDILPKNQVTFILGKDNRVFYHQQSKEDLNKNNLKETDFNGLNITKIISEAYNKAPKKENFTIIIEPTDDANYKNFVDVLDNIAISKKERYGVTDIKPWEKKVYEELTR; encoded by the coding sequence ATGGCAGAAGTAATTGCACAGGAAAAGCAGGGCGGAAGCAAGCAGAGAAAAAAATTAATCCGCGTGGATATGACCCCGATGGTAGATCTGGGATTTTTATTGATCACCTTCTTTATGTTTACCACCAATTTTACAAAACCGAATGTGATGGATCTGGGATTGCCGGCGAAAGATCCCAATCCAAGTCCAAAACATTATGACATTCTTCCAAAGAATCAGGTTACTTTTATTCTCGGTAAAGACAACAGGGTATTTTATCATCAGCAGTCCAAAGAAGATTTAAACAAGAATAATCTGAAAGAAACGGATTTCAACGGGCTGAATATCACGAAGATTATTTCCGAGGCTTATAATAAAGCGCCTAAAAAAGAAAATTTCACCATTATTATTGAACCCACCGACGACGCCAATTATAAAAATTTCGTTGATGTGCTGGATAATATTGCAATTTCAAAAAAGGAAAGATACGGTGTTACCGACATCAAACCATGGGAGAAGAAAGTTTACGAAGAATTAACCAGATAA
- the tilS gene encoding tRNA lysidine(34) synthetase TilS encodes MLNLSVFKSQLGKLIHFPENQSYLLAVSGGADSMVLAYCFKELGIKFQVAHINYKLRGEDSDLDQKTVEDFCEKHHIKFHLYSVSEKDRKPENSIQLWARELRYDFFKQIRTMENLEFLVTAHHLNDQLETFIINLSKAAGIQGLSGIPANDNHILRPLLSFSKEEIYAFARENQIEYREDLSNKKSDYLRNKIRNEIVPKLMETNDHFLDNFRKSTSYLNQAKDFIQQQIGEIENRITLFNPSHKILSKEQLSRESNFVKFEILKKYGFDQEQEIPKIFTAENGSLFLSEEYQLTVSYDELIFIKKPETEIPDRAQKILLIEKYDFSENRIALNLENIMGIEEINKSFEWDFDARKLRFPLLLRRPKDGDEFYPSGFSGKKKVSKFFRDEKLSILARQKIWLLADGENSVLGVIPFRQDRRNSKDENTEHILKIFNKK; translated from the coding sequence ATGTTGAACCTATCAGTGTTTAAAAGCCAGCTGGGTAAATTAATTCATTTTCCTGAAAATCAAAGCTATCTGCTTGCCGTTAGCGGTGGTGCTGATTCTATGGTTCTGGCGTACTGTTTTAAGGAGTTAGGGATCAAATTTCAGGTAGCACATATCAATTATAAGCTCCGCGGAGAAGATTCGGATCTGGATCAGAAAACCGTAGAGGACTTCTGCGAAAAGCACCATATTAAATTTCATTTATATTCGGTTTCAGAGAAAGACCGCAAGCCTGAAAATTCCATCCAGCTATGGGCAAGAGAGCTGCGGTATGATTTTTTCAAACAGATCCGGACGATGGAGAACCTGGAATTCCTCGTTACGGCCCACCATCTGAATGATCAGCTGGAAACTTTTATCATCAATCTGTCAAAAGCAGCGGGAATTCAAGGATTAAGTGGAATTCCGGCCAATGACAACCATATTCTGCGTCCGCTTCTGTCCTTTTCAAAAGAAGAAATTTATGCTTTTGCAAGAGAGAACCAAATTGAATACCGGGAAGATCTCTCTAATAAGAAAAGTGATTATCTGAGAAATAAAATCAGGAATGAGATTGTTCCGAAACTGATGGAAACCAATGACCATTTTTTAGATAATTTCAGAAAGAGTACTTCTTATCTGAATCAGGCTAAAGATTTCATTCAGCAGCAGATCGGCGAAATAGAAAACCGCATTACTCTGTTTAACCCATCCCACAAAATTTTATCAAAAGAACAGCTCAGCCGGGAGAGTAATTTCGTAAAATTTGAAATCTTAAAGAAATACGGTTTTGATCAGGAGCAGGAAATTCCTAAAATTTTTACTGCCGAAAACGGGAGCTTATTTTTATCTGAAGAATATCAGCTGACGGTAAGTTATGACGAACTGATTTTCATCAAAAAACCAGAAACGGAAATACCGGACCGTGCTCAGAAGATTCTTTTAATTGAAAAATATGATTTTTCTGAAAACCGGATCGCCCTAAATCTCGAAAATATAATGGGAATCGAGGAAATCAATAAAAGTTTCGAATGGGACTTTGACGCCCGCAAACTTCGCTTTCCTTTGCTTTTACGAAGACCGAAGGATGGGGACGAATTTTATCCTTCCGGATTTTCAGGGAAAAAGAAAGTTTCCAAGTTTTTTAGGGACGAAAAATTATCTATTTTAGCGAGGCAAAAAATATGGCTTCTGGCCGACGGCGAAAATTCCGTACTCGGGGTGATTCCGTTCCGACAGGACCGAAGAAATTCTAAGGATGAGAATACCGAACATATTCTCAAAATTTTTAATAAAAAGTAA
- a CDS encoding alpha/beta fold hydrolase, whose amino-acid sequence MLNFERKGNGKETLVLLHGFMENLSIWNDMEPHLSENFSLLKIDLPGHGQSEIIAEVQTMELMAEEVKKVLDHENLTKIHLLGHSMGGYVSLAFAEKHLEYLKSLTLFFSTYFPDDAEKKEQRIKSYRIIKDAFAHYVRAGIPNLFNPNERDILEGKIEIALETALSTNHLGALASVKGMVERTDKKHILENLDAKILVLAGKHDNAVKTDVTIKGLPDRTNIKSYILDCGHNGHWEKPSVCAAIINTELLHNMPKHLVF is encoded by the coding sequence ATGCTGAACTTTGAGAGAAAAGGAAACGGAAAGGAAACCCTGGTCCTGCTGCATGGCTTCATGGAAAACCTTTCGATATGGAACGATATGGAACCTCATCTTTCCGAGAATTTTTCATTGCTGAAAATTGATCTTCCCGGCCATGGACAGTCGGAAATCATCGCTGAAGTACAGACTATGGAACTGATGGCAGAAGAGGTGAAGAAAGTTCTTGATCATGAAAACCTAACCAAAATCCATTTGCTTGGCCATTCTATGGGAGGCTATGTTTCCCTGGCTTTTGCTGAAAAACATCTGGAATACCTTAAAAGTTTAACCCTGTTTTTTTCAACTTACTTTCCCGATGATGCTGAGAAAAAGGAACAGCGGATCAAAAGTTACCGTATTATTAAAGATGCTTTTGCACACTACGTCAGAGCCGGTATTCCAAACCTGTTTAATCCCAACGAACGGGATATCCTGGAAGGAAAAATAGAGATTGCATTGGAAACTGCCCTTTCGACAAACCATTTGGGTGCGCTTGCCTCAGTAAAAGGAATGGTGGAAAGAACGGACAAAAAACATATCCTGGAAAATCTGGACGCCAAAATTTTAGTCCTCGCCGGAAAACATGACAATGCGGTAAAGACCGATGTGACAATTAAAGGCCTTCCCGACCGTACAAACATCAAATCTTACATTCTGGACTGCGGCCATAACGGGCATTGGGAAAAGCCATCCGTCTGTGCGGCGATCATCAATACCGAACTTCTTCATAATATGCCGAAACATCTGGTCTTCTGA
- a CDS encoding O-methyltransferase, translating into MSFFEEKNPEMDRYLETHASSEPEILRKLRRETYQKTTQPHMISGYQQGRLLTIISRMMQPRNILEIGTFTGYATLCLTEGMAKDGKITTLDVNEDLAYLPRKYFAESEFSRQIDFRLQDAKEFLKETDEVFDLVFIDADKENYAEYFRLIKPRTKSGSVVMFDNVLWYGKVLEENPKQKSTQVIKELNDLIAKDDDFENLILPLRDGVNFLRRK; encoded by the coding sequence ATGAGCTTTTTTGAAGAAAAAAATCCGGAGATGGACAGGTACCTTGAAACCCATGCTTCGTCGGAACCTGAAATCCTGAGAAAACTAAGACGGGAGACTTATCAGAAGACTACGCAACCGCATATGATTTCGGGATACCAGCAGGGAAGATTGCTGACGATTATCTCCCGGATGATGCAGCCCAGAAATATTCTGGAGATAGGAACCTTTACCGGCTATGCCACGCTCTGCCTTACGGAAGGAATGGCAAAAGACGGAAAAATAACGACTTTGGATGTAAATGAAGATTTAGCCTATCTCCCGAGAAAATATTTTGCAGAAAGTGAGTTTTCGAGGCAGATCGATTTCAGGCTTCAGGATGCAAAAGAATTTCTAAAGGAAACGGATGAGGTTTTCGATCTGGTTTTTATTGATGCGGATAAAGAAAATTACGCAGAATATTTCAGGCTGATCAAGCCAAGGACAAAATCAGGATCGGTCGTAATGTTCGATAACGTGCTTTGGTACGGAAAAGTGCTGGAGGAAAACCCTAAGCAGAAATCTACCCAGGTAATTAAGGAATTGAATGATTTGATCGCGAAAGATGACGATTTTGAAAATCTTATTTTACCTTTGCGGGACGGGGTGAATTTCCTGAGAAGAAAATAG
- a CDS encoding deoxyuridine 5'-triphosphate nucleotidohydrolase has translation MEYSKEFKAALSNFSSVEKDRLIFRLLKKDKLLSKKLYFELIDPETTDNKRDAMEEIVQEKVLLASKYISNQKYFLSSIRKISAEITEHVKITTDKFGEVSLNLLLINEILKHNDDLSRQRFDNIYKLYMYMINKTVKALLLTRKLDADYWMEIDEYLDSLKEKILQNKYLSKLFINNGIDFKWLTSDQIPENFDEIIKGIKSRGFLR, from the coding sequence ATGGAATATTCAAAAGAGTTTAAGGCCGCCCTCAGCAATTTTTCGTCTGTAGAAAAAGACCGGCTGATTTTCAGGCTGCTAAAAAAAGACAAGCTATTATCCAAAAAATTATATTTCGAGTTAATCGATCCTGAAACAACGGACAATAAGCGGGATGCCATGGAAGAAATCGTTCAGGAAAAAGTGCTGCTGGCTTCCAAATACATCAGCAACCAAAAATATTTCTTGTCGAGCATCCGTAAAATCAGTGCGGAAATTACCGAGCATGTAAAAATTACCACCGATAAGTTTGGAGAGGTTTCCCTAAATCTTTTATTGATAAACGAGATCCTGAAACATAATGATGATCTCAGCCGCCAACGTTTTGACAACATCTACAAACTGTATATGTATATGATCAATAAAACTGTAAAAGCGCTGCTGCTAACCAGGAAACTGGATGCGGATTACTGGATGGAAATTGACGAGTACCTAGACTCATTAAAGGAAAAAATCCTTCAGAACAAATACCTTTCCAAGCTGTTCATCAACAACGGAATCGATTTCAAATGGCTGACCAGCGATCAGATTCCTGAAAATTTTGATGAAATCATCAAAGGAATTAAGAGCCGGGGATTTTTAAGATAA
- a CDS encoding C40 family peptidase, whose translation MNKGICSVTVAPVRAEASDRAEIVTEILFGESADILEVNKNWTRIKMHYDGYEGWMDTKQIRPVADEILAKRKVTVVTEDFASVLMNDGKTLLSMGSEVEFPAVASRRSHDVRESIALTAKEFINVPYLWGGKSFFAVDCSGFTQLVYKIHEIKLPRDASQQVNVGESLSFVEESRPGDLAFFENPEGKIVHVGIMLENQRIIHASGKVRIDTLDSTGIFNKELNKHTHKLRVIKSVI comes from the coding sequence ATGAATAAAGGAATTTGTAGTGTCACAGTTGCACCGGTCCGGGCAGAAGCTTCTGACCGTGCTGAAATCGTTACCGAAATACTTTTTGGCGAAAGTGCGGATATTCTGGAAGTCAATAAGAACTGGACGAGAATAAAAATGCACTACGACGGTTATGAAGGATGGATGGATACCAAACAGATCCGTCCGGTGGCAGATGAAATCTTGGCAAAACGTAAAGTGACCGTCGTAACCGAAGATTTTGCATCGGTGTTGATGAATGACGGGAAAACCTTGCTTTCGATGGGTTCGGAAGTGGAGTTTCCGGCGGTTGCTTCCAGACGGAGCCATGATGTACGTGAAAGTATTGCTTTGACGGCTAAAGAATTTATCAACGTCCCATACTTATGGGGCGGGAAAAGCTTTTTTGCGGTGGACTGTTCCGGATTTACCCAGCTGGTCTATAAAATTCATGAGATTAAATTACCCAGAGATGCTTCCCAGCAGGTAAACGTTGGGGAATCTTTAAGCTTTGTTGAAGAAAGCCGGCCCGGCGATCTTGCCTTTTTTGAAAACCCGGAAGGGAAAATCGTTCATGTCGGCATCATGCTGGAAAATCAGAGGATTATCCACGCTTCGGGAAAAGTAAGAATCGATACGCTGGATTCTACCGGGATCTTCAATAAAGAACTGAACAAGCATACGCATAAGCTGAGAGTGATTAAAAGTGTAATCTAA
- a CDS encoding DUF1648 domain-containing protein: MENILLGIFDILNFGLLVFLWWFTIKHYKLLPQIIPTHFDFDGKADNFGSKKYSFLMPVVLTVLYFFFAYLVSNPGASNYPVEITEENKNAQFLIMKIFVRWLLLLISLIFLNSQDYMFRYSRDEEAKPKIAMSSALFSVIGSLIVLFIFVGIFK, from the coding sequence ATGGAAAATATTCTTTTGGGCATTTTCGATATTTTAAATTTTGGATTGCTGGTTTTCTTGTGGTGGTTTACCATAAAACACTATAAACTTTTACCACAGATTATTCCTACCCATTTCGATTTCGACGGAAAGGCAGATAACTTCGGCAGTAAAAAATATTCTTTTCTCATGCCGGTGGTTTTAACCGTTCTGTATTTTTTCTTTGCTTATTTGGTCAGTAATCCAGGAGCTTCCAATTATCCCGTAGAAATTACCGAAGAGAATAAAAATGCACAATTTTTGATAATGAAAATTTTTGTAAGATGGCTCTTGCTGTTGATCTCTCTAATCTTTCTGAACAGCCAGGATTATATGTTCAGATACTCCAGGGATGAAGAAGCAAAGCCTAAGATAGCAATGTCTTCGGCCTTGTTTTCGGTGATTGGTAGCCTGATTGTTTTGTTCATTTTCGTAGGTATTTTTAAATGA
- a CDS encoding 3-deoxy-D-manno-octulosonic acid transferase produces MAFLYNLFINLLIFGMKIFSLFNDKTKKGVEGRKESLQKVKSGFSKSDKVIWMHASSLGEYEQGLPVLERLKAHFSDHKILITFFSPSGYEHIVNKRHIADVICYLPFDRKSDVKEFVAQLDVQLFFTVKYDYWYNLLEELKNKGAKTYVISALFYDRQSFFTSYGKWFVEQLQKNIDWFFHQTEMSYALAKSVGLTKSSVTGDTRFDRVKQLRNRNNHVDFIREFIGKDKAVVFGSSWQAEEKIVEEVSQLSPYAKLIVAPHDLKRVQSLKQMFPNALLYSKIDSSINDSDSHILIIDSIGLLSKLYSYADIAVVGGGFHEAGLHNILEAATFGVPVIFGNHYRKNPEADELVAVDGGRAFENTGLAADFVLFLINNEELLKSMSENAENFVSGKPESTELILEKMLS; encoded by the coding sequence ATGGCTTTTCTTTACAACCTATTCATCAATTTGCTTATCTTCGGGATGAAGATTTTTTCTTTATTTAATGATAAAACGAAGAAAGGCGTTGAGGGCAGAAAAGAATCTTTACAGAAAGTAAAATCCGGATTTTCAAAGTCCGATAAGGTAATCTGGATGCATGCTTCCAGCCTAGGAGAATATGAACAGGGACTTCCTGTTCTGGAAAGATTAAAAGCTCATTTTTCTGACCATAAAATTCTGATCACTTTCTTCTCGCCATCAGGCTACGAGCATATTGTCAATAAAAGACATATTGCTGATGTCATCTGTTACCTGCCTTTCGATAGAAAATCTGATGTAAAAGAATTTGTTGCTCAACTTGATGTTCAACTATTTTTTACGGTGAAATACGATTACTGGTACAACCTGCTGGAAGAGCTGAAGAATAAAGGTGCTAAAACGTATGTAATATCCGCTTTGTTTTATGACCGGCAATCTTTCTTTACTTCGTACGGTAAATGGTTTGTAGAACAGCTGCAGAAAAATATAGATTGGTTTTTCCACCAGACCGAAATGTCTTATGCTTTGGCTAAAAGTGTTGGCCTGACAAAATCCTCAGTAACCGGAGATACGAGATTCGACCGGGTAAAGCAATTAAGGAACCGGAACAACCATGTTGATTTTATACGCGAATTTATTGGCAAAGATAAAGCCGTTGTTTTCGGAAGCTCGTGGCAGGCAGAAGAAAAAATCGTTGAAGAAGTTTCACAGTTAAGCCCTTACGCTAAACTGATCGTTGCACCACATGATCTCAAAAGAGTTCAGAGTTTGAAACAGATGTTCCCGAATGCGCTTTTGTACAGTAAAATAGATAGCTCGATAAATGATTCAGATTCCCATATTTTAATCATAGACAGCATCGGGCTGCTATCCAAACTCTATTCTTATGCCGATATCGCGGTGGTAGGCGGCGGTTTTCATGAGGCTGGGCTGCATAATATTCTTGAAGCGGCTACTTTTGGGGTTCCCGTTATCTTTGGGAACCATTACCGGAAAAACCCGGAAGCCGATGAGCTGGTTGCTGTAGATGGAGGAAGGGCGTTTGAAAATACCGGTCTCGCAGCCGATTTTGTTTTATTCCTGATCAATAATGAAGAGCTGCTGAAATCAATGTCTGAGAACGCTGAGAATTTTGTTTCCGGAAAACCTGAATCTACGGAGCTGATCTTGGAGAAAATGTTATCTTAA
- a CDS encoding OmpA family protein produces MKIFKILAVSAMALGMTSCISKKQYDALSSNYKQCIENVGERQREIQDLKSQNSALASENNLLKSQHDALKSSLDACLSNSGKSSANIDKLVGEINSSNSYIKQLISSNAKNDSLNLALSNKLKRSLDNVADSDVQVKVLKGVVMISLSDKMLYKTGDYNVLPAAQEVLGKVAKVINDYDKYSVLIEGNTDNAALNSPNLPRDNWDLSALRGTSVAKILQTQFGVDPARITAGGRSEYNPKATNMSVSGRAENRRTEIIIMPKLDEFMKLMDIAPKK; encoded by the coding sequence ATGAAAATTTTTAAAATTTTAGCAGTTTCTGCAATGGCGCTGGGAATGACATCTTGTATCAGCAAAAAGCAGTATGACGCGTTAAGCTCAAATTACAAACAGTGTATAGAAAATGTAGGGGAAAGACAGAGGGAAATTCAGGATCTGAAGTCTCAGAATTCAGCATTGGCGAGTGAGAACAACTTATTAAAAAGCCAGCATGATGCTTTAAAGTCTTCATTGGATGCATGTCTTTCCAACTCAGGGAAAAGCTCTGCAAATATCGATAAGCTGGTAGGGGAAATCAACTCTTCCAACTCTTATATCAAGCAATTGATTTCAAGCAATGCGAAAAACGACAGTTTGAATCTGGCATTGTCAAACAAACTGAAAAGATCTTTGGATAATGTAGCAGACAGCGATGTTCAGGTAAAAGTTCTAAAAGGAGTGGTAATGATTTCACTTTCGGACAAAATGTTATACAAAACCGGAGATTACAACGTATTGCCTGCCGCTCAGGAAGTGTTAGGAAAAGTAGCTAAAGTAATCAACGATTACGATAAATATTCAGTATTGATCGAAGGAAATACCGATAATGCGGCTTTAAATTCTCCGAATCTGCCAAGAGACAACTGGGATCTTTCTGCTTTAAGAGGAACTTCCGTAGCAAAAATCTTACAGACTCAGTTTGGGGTTGATCCTGCAAGAATCACAGCAGGCGGACGTTCCGAATATAATCCTAAAGCAACCAACATGAGCGTTTCCGGAAGAGCTGAAAACAGAAGAACGGAAATCATCATCATGCCTAAGCTGGATGAATTCATGAAACTGATGGATATTGCACCGAAGAAATAA